Below is a window of Nocardioides sp. S-1144 DNA.
ACGAGGTCGTCCTGCTCGAGGGCTTCAAGGACGCCGTCAAGGAGGCCACCGGTGGTGCCGGCGTCGACCTGGTCGCCGACATCGTGGGCGGGCCGGCGTTCCTCGACTCCCTGCGCTGCCTGCGCCGCCAGGGCCGGCTGATCGTGCTGGGCTTCGCCTCCGGTCTCGGGATCCCCGAGGTCAAGGTGAACCGGCTCCTGCTCACCAACACCGACGTGCGCGGCGCGGCCTGGGGCGAGTTCGCGATGAGCACGCCGGGCTACATGCAGGAGCAGTGGGCGCGGCTGGTGCCGATGATCGAGTCCGGCGCGGTCCGGCCCCCGGTGGGCCGGCTCTACGAGCTCGAGGACTTCGGGCAGGCGCTCGTCGACATGGACGAGCGCCGCGCGCTCGGCAAGCTCGTCGTCCGGGTCCGTGACTGACGCCTTCGACCGCGCCCACACCCAGGCCGGGCACCGTGTCCGGCTGGAGTGGGGGCCGACCGGCGCGGCCGCGATCGCCGGGCCCGCCGACGTCGCCGTGGTGGTCGACGTGCTGTCGTTCACCACGACGCTGGTCGTCGCGCTCGACCGTGGCACCACCGTCCACCCCTACCGCTGGAAGGACGAGCGCGCCGCGGCCCACGCCGCCGAGCACGACGCCGTCCTGGCCGTCGGGCGGCTCGGGGCGCGGCACGGCCGGGCGGGCACCTCCCTCTCGCCCGCCGCCCTGGCCGCGCTCGCCGCGGCCGACGTGCCCGAACGCCTCGTGCTGCCCTCGCCGAACGGCTCGACGATCTGCTCCGGCCTCGCCGACCGGGGCTGCGCGGTGGTCGGGGCCTGCCTGCGCAACGCCGCCGCGGTCGCGGCCTGGCTGGCCCCGCGGGTCGCCGGCGGCGCGACCGTCGCCGTCGTCGCGGCCGGTGAGCGGTGGCCCGACGACACCCTGCGCCCGGCCGTGGAGGACCTGTGGGGCGCCGGCGCGGTGCTCGCCGCGCTCGCGGACGCCGTCGGGCCCGGTGCCCTCAGCCCCGAGGCGGCGCACGCGGCAGCGGCCTACCGCGCCGTCGCCGGGACGCTCCACGAGTCGCTGCTCGCCTGCGCCAGTGGCGCCGAGCTCGTCGACCGTGGCTTCGCCGACGACGTGCGGGTCGCCGCCGAGACCGACGTCAGCACCGTCGTCCCGCTCCTCGTCGACGGCGCCTTCCGCCCCGCCCCCGCGCGGTAGTCGCGGTCGCGGCCGGTGGGGTCAGAGCGGGGTGAGCGGGTGGATCGCGACCTCGCCCTGGAGCAGGGGTCCGGCGACCTCGAAGGCCGTGGCGACGTGGGGCTGGGTCATGTGGAGGTCGAGGTCGGCCTGCGACTCCCACTCCTCGACGGTGACGAAGAGCCCGGGCACGGCGGCCGACTCGTAGACCTCGTAGCCGAGGCACCCCGCGTCGCCGCGCGAGGCCTCGGCGAGCGCCGCCAGCGCCGGTGCCGCGTCGGCGGACCGGGCAGGGTCGATCGGGATGGTGGCGACGACGCGCAGCGAGGAGGTCATGCCGTGACCCTACGGACGTCGGGGCCCGGCGGATAGGCTCGATGACCGTGAGCATTCTCGACGACGCCCGCGAGGGCATGGACCTCGACATCCGCCCCCAGGACGACCTCTTCGGCCACGTCAACGGCCGGTGGCTCGACACCGTGGAGATCCCCAGCGACCGCTCGAGCTGGGGACCGTTCGTGCAGCTCGCCGACGCGGCGGAGGCGCAGGTCAAGGAGATCATCGAGTCCCTGGCCCTGGCCACCGCGCGCGGCGACGTCGGCCCCGACGACGAGGACGCCCGCAAGATTGGCGACCTCTTCGCCTCCTTCATGGACACCGACGCGATCAACGCGCGCGGGATCGAGCCGCTGCGGCCGCTCGTCGAGGCCGTCGACGGCCTGCGCGACGTCCGCGACCTGGCGGCGTTCCTCGGGGAGTTCGAGCGGATCGGCGGTCACGGCCTGTTCGGCTCCTACGTCGACAACGACGACAAGGACTCCGACCGCTACCTCGTCAACCTCGTCCAGGGCGGGCTCGGGCTGCCCGACGAGTCCTACTACCGCGACGACAAGTTCGCCGACAAGCGCGAGGCCTACCTCGCCTACCTGACGCGGCTGCTCGGCCTCGGCGGGCACCAGGACGCCGCCGCCGCGGCCGCGACCGTCCTGGCGATCGACACCCGGCTCGCGGCCGGGCACTGGGAGCGCGCGGAGACCCGCGACGTCCAGCGCACCTACAACCTGATGACGCGCGATCAGCTCGTCGAGCTCTGCCCGGGCTTCGACTGGGACGCCTACGTCACCAACCTCGGCGGCAACCGCGCCACCATCGCCGAGGTCTGCGTGCGCCAGCCGTCCTACTTCGAGCACCTGTCGACGGTGCTCGCCGAGGTGCCGCTCGAGGACTGGCGGGCCTGGCTGCTCAGCCACGTGCTTCGCTCGTGCGCTGCCTACCTCACCGACGAGCTCGTCGAGACCAACTTCGACTTCTACGGCCGCACCCTCAACGGCACGCCCGAGCTGCGCGCGCGGTGGAAGCGCGGCGTCGCCCTCGTCGAGGGCGCGATGGGCGAGGCAGTCGGCAAGGAGTACGTCGCGCGGCACTTCCCGCCGTCGTCCAAGGCGCTG
It encodes the following:
- a CDS encoding 2-phosphosulfolactate phosphatase, which encodes MTDAFDRAHTQAGHRVRLEWGPTGAAAIAGPADVAVVVDVLSFTTTLVVALDRGTTVHPYRWKDERAAAHAAEHDAVLAVGRLGARHGRAGTSLSPAALAALAAADVPERLVLPSPNGSTICSGLADRGCAVVGACLRNAAAVAAWLAPRVAGGATVAVVAAGERWPDDTLRPAVEDLWGAGAVLAALADAVGPGALSPEAAHAAAAYRAVAGTLHESLLACASGAELVDRGFADDVRVAAETDVSTVVPLLVDGAFRPAPAR
- a CDS encoding putative quinol monooxygenase — its product is MTSSLRVVATIPIDPARSADAAPALAALAEASRGDAGCLGYEVYESAAVPGLFVTVEEWESQADLDLHMTQPHVATAFEVAGPLLQGEVAIHPLTPL
- a CDS encoding M13 family metallopeptidase, whose protein sequence is MTVSILDDAREGMDLDIRPQDDLFGHVNGRWLDTVEIPSDRSSWGPFVQLADAAEAQVKEIIESLALATARGDVGPDDEDARKIGDLFASFMDTDAINARGIEPLRPLVEAVDGLRDVRDLAAFLGEFERIGGHGLFGSYVDNDDKDSDRYLVNLVQGGLGLPDESYYRDDKFADKREAYLAYLTRLLGLGGHQDAAAAAATVLAIDTRLAAGHWERAETRDVQRTYNLMTRDQLVELCPGFDWDAYVTNLGGNRATIAEVCVRQPSYFEHLSTVLAEVPLEDWRAWLLSHVLRSCAAYLTDELVETNFDFYGRTLNGTPELRARWKRGVALVEGAMGEAVGKEYVARHFPPSSKALMDELVADLMEAYRQSISALDWMTDTTKERAYEKLATFRPKIGYPERFRDYSGLRVTRDDLLANVHAASAFETDRQLGKIGAPVDRDEWFMLPQTVNAYYNPGTNEICFPAGILQSPFFSPDAVPAENYGGIGAVIGHEVGHGFDDQGAQYDGQGNLNDWWSPDDKAAFELKSKALVEQYDVFEPRALPGERVNGALTVGENIGDLGGLTIALKAYAINRARHGEETTQEGRETLFLNWAFVWRTKRRPEQEQQYLTVDPHSPPEFRANIVRNLDEFHEVFGTVEGDGLWLDPSERVRIW